The window CGAGCGGGTGGACTTCGGCAGACCGCATCTCTACGCCGTGAATCATGCGTCGGCGATGGACATCCCGGTGCTGTACGTGCATCTGCCGTTCCAGTTCCGCATCATCGCGAAGCATGAGCTGTTCCGCTATCCGTTCCTGGGATGGCACCTGCGGCGCTCGGGGCAGATCCCCATCGACCGCGACAACGCGCACGCGTCGTTCCGGTCGCTGCGCTCGGCGGTGGAAGGTCTCAAGAAGGGAATGCCGCTGGTGGTCTTCCCGGAAGGCGGGCGGACGGAGACCGGGGAGCTGCAGCCGTTCCTGCCGGGCGCGTTCTACGTCGCGATCAAGGCGCAGGTGGAGGTGGTTCCCTGCGCGCTGATCGGGACCTACGAGGTGCTGCCCATCAACACGTTCCACATTCATCCGGGGCGGGTGGAGCTGGTGTTCGGCGAGCCCATCGCGACGACCGGGATGAAGCTGCACGACATGGAGGGGCTGGCGGAGAAGGTGAAGCGGGCGATCGCGGGGCTGATTGAGGTGCGCGCCGGCGAGTCGCCGGCGCCTACCCGC of the Terriglobales bacterium genome contains:
- a CDS encoding lysophospholipid acyltransferase family protein, which encodes MSAPDRPITGTPDRPIPKKGGRLSYLRSIVILNNLIYLYTVVMGALSLVASVFDGSGRIQQWFARTWSWMILKTAMVRVAVRGRERVDFGRPHLYAVNHASAMDIPVLYVHLPFQFRIIAKHELFRYPFLGWHLRRSGQIPIDRDNAHASFRSLRSAVEGLKKGMPLVVFPEGGRTETGELQPFLPGAFYVAIKAQVEVVPCALIGTYEVLPINTFHIHPGRVELVFGEPIATTGMKLHDMEGLAEKVKRAIAGLIEVRAGESPAPTR